In Halictus rubicundus isolate RS-2024b chromosome 1, iyHalRubi1_principal, whole genome shotgun sequence, the sequence GATCCACGATCGCCAACGGATCCGCGATGCCTCGACGCGATTTGCGAGGACACCGCGAACTCGCGATTATCCAGCCTGCCGGCAATTATTCCTTTTCAGCTCGTTCGTCCTTTGATAGCGACTGCAATCCCATGGTTGCTTAAGGGCTAGTCCGGTTTTCGAGGCCATTTTTGGcacgaatttttaggaatttttttcagaagtaCTATTGAGCATTTTGCATTAGGATTTTACTTATATATATTCACTGGCACTTGAAGAGCATGTATGATTTTTCATTAAGTACAACAATTCAAAATTACGCGagttatgtattttttttttatagagtatgttttAGGAAACATGGGTCGACAGCTGCCACGATTCTGGTCTTTCTACTAATccgaaacaaaaaaatgtagttTATTAGTCAGTATGTATATAGTTGCGGTCCGAaccaaaacaaatgaaaaatcttGAAGTCAAATCACCgatttttaaaatacttttcggCCATTAAACGTAGTTACAATTATTTATTGAAGTCCTGTTGTGAAGTATCCATGTAtgcaaattgtaaatattacttTTGGCAAACCCTCATCAACAGAGACGTGTTGAATTCCAACACAAACGCTCTCTTTAATTAATCCAGAGAATAACGAGAGATATCCTACGAGAAAGAATGTTCTACAGTATTTTCGAGGGGTAGTTTCATCCCTCAAAACCGCATTGTGGTGCGAACAAAAAATAAAGTTGCGTATGAGGTCTTGTACAAGGTCTCATAACTTTTTGGATTTCCGTGTTCTTCagtttcctttggcagaacggCACACACCTACACAGGAAAGAGAGTTACTAATACACCTATCTTGCAATTTTTGCAAACATAAGATTATCTTCGAAAGTAGAATGTAGACTttggattttatacattcatgactagactgcagttttttatgaaaaataaaaattgtcgatttTACGAAACGGTAGTCAAGTGAAAACGCATTTCCTcccctttaataattttaataacttcAGATTAATATAAAGATTTGACCAATTCGTTTCCTGAAGTGATCAAAAGAATGTAGTccaaagaaagaataaaatttctcTGGCTTCAGCGTTCCACAATCGGCGCAGAACATTTTTACTGTACATAAAAAAATCCGCACTCTAGTCATAACACTCGGGAACCTAAACTTAACGTTCTTCGTTCTAAAAAGACACTCGACTGCAGCCGAGTTAAATGCAGTCTCGTCAAGATATTATGGTCGAACGGAATGCTTGAGAGGCCTGTTACGTTCGAAAGGCGGCTCATAAATGATTTCTGAGGACGCACGCCTCTTTCATGTACACGCGAAGAAGAGGGTCACAGATAATAAATGGCGAACATCATCCGGTGTACGGCGATGATTCGGACCTTGTCGCCGATTCATATTTCTCACGGCATTCGCGAGCCTCGACATTCGGAATCCCGATGCGAAGGAATCTCTCAGCGTCGCCACCCCGCGCGAAATGTATGCGAATATTTTGCGTGGAGCCTGGCCGGGGATGAGGAAAGGCGGTATAGCACAGTTGGTAGACGGGAGATTGGCGATGTATCAGCGCGATTTGCAAAAGTAAGCGAAATCCGGGGAAAAGGCAGATGTCAGCTGGAGCTCGGTGAAGGGTATCTATATGTTCCACCGAATCCGTGTATCCTACTTCTCCCGAGGTTTGCCTTATCCTCGTCATCTGAAGGGGTTTCCGGTTGCGGTCTCGAAGCTTGTCGCCTTCACTGACGTGACTCGAATGAAATGATGCCGACTAACAAACCGGTACTGTCAGCAGATACCCCCCAAGCCCCAGCAAATAAATTAACTCCTCCTGAAGAGCCCCGTGGAAAAGTAATAGTGGCCAGGATTCGAAACTCGTTGCAAGAACTTCCTGATAAAATGTTCACAAGTGCACTAGGCGGATCTGCctagaaaattttctacatcaaTTGTAGCAAACAGGTTTGAAATATTTGATGAAATATTGAAGGGTACGTCAAAGATTGAGATGTCGTGTCGTTTGCAATCTCGCGGTATCTCTGAGgccaaaaatgaatgggttacgGTTTGCGGAGGGTGAAAGATTGGGGTCGGAGATGATAGGGTTGTTTGTGCCTTCAGGAAATTGCGGCCATCCTGATCAGTTTCCAAAGACACGCGGAATGGCAGAGTCGGGAGGTAAAGGTGCGACCTCGAAGTGGGTCGATGTTACTGTACTCGAGAAAGAAGGTCCGTTACCGGAGGGACGGTTACTGCTGGAAGAAGAGGAAGGACGGGAAGACGACACGGGAGGATCACATGAAACTGAAGGTAGTATAGTATTAGAGTAGGATAAACGCTTCAAGTAGCGCAGCCGAGTCGGCAGCCAGGTGTGTCCGCAGGTGTGCTAAGTGCTAAAGGGTATCTCTTGTTTTGCCGATCGAATCGCAGGTCCAGGGGGTCGAGTGCATCTACGGCTGTTACGTGCACTCGGCGATCCTTCCGACGTTTCATCGGCGATGCTACTGGCTACTGCAGAACCCGGACGTCGTTCTCGTTCACTACTTAAACGTTCCTTACCCGGACGGCGATGCGAAGCTAGCTGCGCTGCCTCCCTGTCTCGCTCTACCGCCAGACAAGAAAGAGTGGACGCGAGACGAGCTGGCTTCTCAACTTAGACCCATGTTCCTCGGTGGGGATGACGATCCGAACAATCCTCATCTCACCCAACATTCGAATCATCCCGTCGACATGATCGTTTCGCAGCTGCTCGACAGGCAGCGCGCGAACTCCACTTCCTCCACCACCGGCACTCAGCTTGCACCTAGGAGACTAACACCGGACAATCAGGTGAGGGATCGCTCTATGAACCCTCCCTCTGGCGAGTCCAACACTCAATCAGAGATTTCAGGTTTTCCCAGTATTATTTTTCCAATGTTTCGTCAACATTGTGGGGGCCCCCCTATTCACTCTCATGACCAAAAGATGGTCTTGTAACTTTGTGTAAGATACACTTATAACATTCttcctggactcattttaaagggcgGAGTCTCTACTTTCACTTCCCTGACCTTAATTTCCCCTTCCGTGTCCAGTGGGGTTAGGAACgagtacagtaaattctcgatatatgtcaacaacacgggtctcgccagcgtcgtgtatcgtccaggagacatatccgggCCGTGtcatatttacactcctcggtatccgaggcctctcgagctttgtggcccctcacgaggtataccccgcggtagtggggctaaatccgcgacgtttatcatccaggccttggcgacatatatagagaaattactgtgtGTTACATGTATTGGACACGTTTCATTTGACCCACGATAAAACCGTGGGAAAAATTGGCAAATCGATTTTTAATAGCTTATTGTAAAGGGAAAATGTTCCTCCGTAAGATCCAATTGAAGCTGCTacggaagaaaattttttaaactccgTAGAGTCATTCGAAGTGACAAAGTTGCACATCAACGTTAGTGTTTCACTCTGTTTCATGATTAAAACGAGTCTTTGAAACGATTATGTTTGAGAACATGAAGGGAGGCATGTGTTTGACGATTGTCTTGATTTGGCAGGTAACTTCGACAACCGGAGGGCAGCAATCGTCGACGACAGCGTCACCGGCGCCGCGCGTATACTCAAGACATTACCACACGGCCCAAAGCCAGCAGCCGGCTCCTTTAGTGTTAAGTTTGCAACAAATCCAAGGTGGTGGCGGTCTTCTGATTCTGAACAGCCAACCATACCaccaccagcagcagcagcaacagcagcaacaacagcagcagcagcagcaacagcagcagcaacaacagcagcaacaacaacagcagcaacagcaacaacagcagcagcagcagcagagcCAACAAGTGGAGATGCAACAGGTCACGGAACAGCAGATCGTGCAGCAGACAAGTGTCGAAAGGGAACAACAGATCAAACAGGAGATCGACGCGCAGGAGAGCATGGATCGCACCGCGGTGCAGACGTTGCCTATCGGTGGCGCCGGCACCGAGGTCACCGATTTCGCCGAGACCTTGGATCTGAATCAGGAGGACATCCAACGGACGTTGTCCGCGAACATGGTGCCGCCGTCGCCGTCCCCTTCCCCGGCGGACAACAGCATGATCAATCCGATGGACTTTATCGACTCGTCGGATGACCTGCTGGTCAATCTGGACGCGTTCGATCTGTTCGGCGACCTGCCGGAGCTCCATGACTTCGAGGCCGAGCAGACCAAGGCTGAGGAGAGGGGTGGCTCCGACAACGACGTGGGATGTCATCCGGGTACAACCGTCCATATCGCAGAGTATAGTCCGGAGTGGAGCTACACCGAGGGTGGTGTCAAGGTATGAACCTTCAGCAATACTCCGGAGCAAGTTTAAGCGACGATAACAGCCCCTCTTGATCTTTAACTTTGTCAGAAGAGGGGATTCTCTAGGGAGTTCGATGTTGACAGCGATAGGGGACTGTTTTCGTTGTTTCTCCGAGAGTAGAGTGCCTTGACGGGGCGTGGTTAGTTTGAGGACCTCCTGATTTTTGCTCTCGAGGGAGCCACAGTTCAAGGATTTACTATCTGTCTTCTGGTTAAGctagaaaatgtttgtttcttATGCCCCGTTTAagacaatgttaaaagaaaaGAGTGTACGGTGGATGTCTAGGGTCTAAGATTAGAACCAAAGAGAAAGTAGATGAAGAGACGATGAAGAAGATTGTGTGTCTCTTTGCAGGTGTTGGTGGCAGGTCCCTGGACCGGTGGAAGTAATTCGCAGTCGTACTCGGTGTTGTTCGACACTGAGCCGGTCGAGGCCTGTCTGGTGCAGCCAGGTGTGTTGCGCTGCCGTTGTCCTGCTCACGCTCCCGGAATAGCGTCTCTTCAGGTAGCCTGCTACGGCTACGTTGTCTCCGACAGCGTCGCCTTCGAGTACCGAAGAGCGCCAACGACCGAACCAAGTCCGGAAAGAGCTTTGCTGGATCGTCTGGCGGATGTCGAGTCTCGTTTGCAAGGACCTGGCCCACCATCCCCTGCAGCTCATCTGGAAGAGCGACTTGTCGCGTATTGTCAGGTCAGTGTTCCTTGAACGTTCTACTTTAAATTTCGTCGTCCTGTTACTTGTGGAGATTCTTATGGATTTGTGATTTTATAGGATGCTGTTGTCCGTCCGTGGCGAGCCGGAGCGGAACCGTTACAATCCGGCGGCACTACTCTGTTGCATTTGGCCGCCGGGTTGGGCTACTCCAGGTTAGCCTGCGCACTCCTTCACTGGAGAGCGGAAAATCCTAGTAGCGTATTAGATGCTGAAGTTGATGCTTTGAGGCAGGACAGCGCTGGTCTCACGCCGCTAGCTTGGGCATGTGCGGCGGGACACGCGGATACTGCCAGGATACTTTATAGGTTCGTACCTGTTCAGCTTCTTTTGAAGTGCCTGGCCTTTGTCGATGTTCTTCAATGTTCTTGTTCGAGGCACCCTCAAACCTGGGCACCCGAAACCTCTAAAAAGGCTGCGAAACCCTAGACTTAGTTACTATTTTTCTTCAAACGAGTACGAGGGAGGTTTGCCTGTTTGTGCAGATGGAACGCGATGGCGCTTCGTGTCCGCGATTGCCAGAACAGAATAGCGACGGAGCTGGCGGCGGAGAACGGGCACACGGCGATCGCGGAAGAATTGAATCGGCTCGAAGCGAGGCGGCAAGACGAGAGGCTATTCTTGCGGCCGGCCAGCCCTAGTCCTAGGAGGCCATCTCAAGACAGCGGTCTCGATCTGGCGTTGTGTTAGTCTCGTTTAATATTATACTGCCCTCTTCCGTAAATCTGAACACGCACATTCACTACACACAATTTACTCACAGAGTCTCAACCTCTCTATATACCCCCCGTTGAATTGTTCTCCAGCAAAGTACTAACCGACCACAGCCCTGCCCCCCTCACCCCCGTAAAAAGCGTGCCCACGTTTATCAGTCGGACCACCTATTCCCTTTAATTAAAAGACATAGTCTATATCCATAGcccctcgcccccccccctgTAAGCAATTTAGAGATACAAGGTCGTAAAGCGAGCGTGAACCGATCTTAATCGAGGAGAGACGTGTAGTATTAAGGGGTTTATCGATAAAACACAGGTGGCTCCCCGCTGCTGGACAACATGGAGTTGTTGCAAGAGGATGACTCGTCATTAGCCCTCAGCGAGCAGGGAATGGAGAGCGCTCCGACCCCTCAGGAGACTGTAGGTCCGTACCTTCCTCGTTTCCCCTTCTATTTGTCTGTCTGTCTGCCTGTCTATCTGTAACTATTCTGTGTAATCTGTGTGTTCTCTAACTAATTACACTTTATAGATATCCGTCGGCCTAGATAAAACAGTACTGCGCCTCGGGGCTATGATCCGTAGTCTTTCCTAGCTAAAACTGCGTCCCTAAAACTctgttctttctctctgttctgtctctctgtctcgctcTATGTCTATCTGTTGtctttctctctatttttctgtttcttctgTTGTTTCTCTTTTCTGTTTGATGCACAACACGCATAcgcatataaatatatacatatatgtctaTCTATATACACGGACATACGGAAAATACagtaaaacaaaaaaagaaacggaCCAGACGCTATACACACGAACGAAAACGTTCCTTTTGTTTCTGTTTcactgtctctctgtctgtgcGTTACGAGACGACCAGGACGGTCCAGGCTCTCTCGCTGTCCTCTAACTCCTCTGAACTCTTGCAGCTTAAAAGCAGTATTGGTGTTGCTTGGCCTTCGTAACCGCTGGTGTTGGATGATTGCTGTGTAACGTCTaaccaaacaaaaaaaaaaaaaaaaagaacaaaaacaaaaacaaaatcaaACGAGTAAAACACTTTCTTAGCCGTCTATCGGCGGAAAACCAGAGTCCCTCGGAAACGACAGACGCCGTCTTCGACGATACTTTTAAAAAGCGGACGATCCGTGAATTGTGGACGCGAAAGCGCACTTTTTCGGACAAACGTGAACACGTTCGATCGGTTCGGTTCACCCGAACAATCGAGCTGAACAATCGAATGAATCTCTAGTCGATCTCTAAGAATGAGCTAGAAAGTACGAAACTAACTCCTCGGCGTCACACGTTTCGGATTTCATCGTAGAAAAACAAACGCATATATACGTTCCACACGGCTCGAACGGTCAATGAACAATCTAATGAGATTATTCAGaactaaaaacaaaaaagaaaaataaccaAATATACCTCGGTGTTGTGATCGATGTGATTTCGCCGGTCCCGTCACACCTTATTCGAGTTTTGGCTAGGGTGGTGATTCCTTTTTATAGGGGAGGAAGACGCGAGGGTGCTGACATTGGCTGAGCAAATTATAGCTGCGCTGCCGGAAAGGATCAAGAGAGGGGAAGGTGATTCTCCGTCTTCTTCCTCGCCGCCTCCCCCGGCACCGCCCTTGTCGCCACTCGAGGATGCTCTGATGGAACAAATGGTGAGCCACTCATTCCGTTCTCAACTAGTTTTCAACTTAAACAACTTAGTTTCCGACCACCTCGAAATTTCGAATATCTGCGAATCAACACTTTACTCTGTAGAAAATGCTATCGAGAGTTCTCAGACTGTGAAGAAACTTTGATGGCTGATATATTAGTCAGAAATAGGTGACTCATACTTTTCATCGTTCAAGACTCAAGTTATGGTAGCTGTCCCTCTATTTATACTGTCTTGTAATTTCTTAGAACTTTTAATCATCGTCAGGAGGGGTAGAATTTAAAATCGGGGTAGCTACCGTTCCCGTTAGGTTGCATTCCAGGTGACGTGAATTTAAAACAAGACATTGTTCTAAATTAGCATCATCCGAAGAGCTGGAATTTGAAATCAGGCTGGTGCCTGATCCCTTGCTTTGCAGTTCGTTTTAATTGGTTCGCGACTGAAATTGCAATTGTAGTTGAAGGACCTACTAAAACATCCCTcttatttttttaaagaatgtgttcTCTACCGACTGCTGAAACTCGAATGCATTTTCCTGTTGCAGCCGCTGGACTCTGGGGAGCTGTTCGACTCGTACCGCGAGTGCAGCGGTGGCGCAGCATCAGTGTCTGACGCTGACGCGGATGCAAGTCCGTCGAGTCCGTCGAGCAGCTGCTTAACACCAGACTCGCCGTCCCCGCCGCCCACCACCGCCGACTTTTGCGAGTTCCTGCAACTGCAATTGCAGCTGGACGGTAGCAACGGTCGCAACGGTCAGTACTACGGCGGGGACCGGAAGTTCGGTAACGTGATCGGGTCCGGTATCTGCGGGTCGATGACCGGTGGCGGTAACGGGTCCGGTGACGGTAGCGAGGCAGACCTGAGCAGGCTGACGTTGTCCGATTGCGAGCAAAGGGAGCTATACCACGCGGCACGCATGATCCAGAAAGCCTATAGAAATTACAAGGGACGACAGAGACAGGAGGAAGCAGAGAGACACGCCGCCGTTCTCATCCAGCAATATTATCGTCGACATAAACAGTACGCTTATTATAGGTAATCCGTTTCTAGCTTTACGCGGCCGTTCTGTCTTTGCTACGTTCGTTCGTCTTCATACCTAATCATCCTGCAAATGAGTCACGCTGTCTTGCAGATACAGGACTCAAACACAAGTAGGTTCCAATCCGAGTTCGAGcgcaatttttattgttgagGCTCTTGGGCGCAAGCTGTGTCCTTTTGGAATGGCGTTCCTGGCGTTTCGCAGGCGCTGCAGCTAGCTTTGTTGCAACATTCATACCGTGCACAATGCTAGCATGTCTTTTGACTCCcgatgaagctagctgcaatgaAATTTGGGAAACATTGGTAAAactatttcaaaaagaaaacTACCTACACACGAAAGCCTCAACAGCAAAAATCGTACAATGCCGGGCTATGAAAGTCTTTGAACAGAGATGCGATTATTTATGGttgataaatagactgcggacctttatgcaaaataaaaattgtccaagtccaTTGTaggaaacagaagttaaataaaacTGTATTTACTGTTCTAATAATTTGAAGAAGTTGAGAATAGTATGCAAACATTATTCAATTCTTGTAATGTCTTTGCAATTTTGTATTTGGCCAATCTAattttcccataaatgcataaaaatcagcagtctattAATCAATTCTCTAAAGAAGCTGCAAAGCTTATGACAGCACAGAAATCGGTAAAGTCTCGACAAAATCCCAGAGTCTGTTTGTCGAATTGATTTTCAAAAATCTTCTCTCACATAATAATCTCCTTTGAGATTAATAAGCTGTTTAGCGTAAAATCAGTTGACGCACAAGTGACCATAAATCTTAAGCGAATATCGTTCTTAGCCGACAGGAAAAGTTTCCAAATCACCTAATTTCCAGGACAAGGGGGTGGTATCGCGAGATTCGCGTTGGTATTCCGCGATGGTTCGTTTTAATAAGCGGCAATTAATAAAAGGCGGAGGACAGGGCCAATTTAACGATTCAGTAGAATCGGACGAAGTTCATTCCCGACCCACCCGAGACCCCGGGGTTGGGCGAACTTTTAATTGGCATCGTAAATAATTCGAAAAGTTTCGGAGGGAAGTTCCTTAGCCCGGGCGTCCCGGGCCGACGCGACGTCCCGAATACAAAATTAGCCTGGCATTAAATTAATACGACTTCTGTTTGAGATGAAAGCTTAAACCTCCTCTGCTCTCCCAATCCAAACCGCTTCTTCTTTCGCTGGTACTACCCCCCTCTGCAATACGTGTACGGGGTGAATTGGCCGACACGCACACTCGAATAACTCCTAAATTACACGTTGTTTGGAGAATTGTTGGTGGAAGGTTGCTTGACTTTGAGAGCGGCATAATTAATGTCTGTGCACCTCATTTGCAGTCTTCCACTAGGGTCgggatttcgatttttttttagacaaTGTCTGCACGTGTTCCTTAATTTATTACCCAGGCTTCgtgataattaattaatatccgAGGCTGAGAGGCCGTATGAGGCAATATTTAATATGTAATCGGGGAATGGGTTTTCAAACTTTGCAACTGCTTCGGAAGTACTTGCGCAAGAAGAtcgatttatttattaattccaAACGAATTCATAAAATTTTAACACTGCGAGGGAGATAcgtaaattactttgatttcgtGGAATTTCTTGAGTGTGATACTTGGCAATCAACGAGCTAATTGTAGTCGCATCAAAGACTTAAAGTCCAAGCATTACGTGACAGCTTACTGAAAGCCATGTAGATTTAGATTGTAGATTTGTATACAAAGTGCAGATTGCCTGTATTGATTGCAAGTCACTGGGGCAGCATAGATACTTCTGTATTGTCTTCATAATTTGAACGAGCTGGAAATAAcagagcagtatttttaaattctttgaatgaTCTTGCTGTTTTTGTGTTTCATCCACTAATTTCTGTCGCGTGTGTATTGAGGTCTGCAGTGTCCGGTTTTAGCAAATTTGTTGGCGAGAGTGTAGTTAATTAGGGAGTCATCGAGTGGTGCGTGGGAGGCGGGTTACGCTTAGACAGCATGATCGCCACGCGCCGTGCCACTGGGTGGTTTTATTTCACGGTCTGTTTCCACTTTGTGGTGTTTCCGTAGACAAGCCACGAAGGCAGCTCTGGTGATACAAAGCAACTACCGTAATTATCGGTCCCGGCCCTGCTCGGCGAGCTCCAGACAGCAGGCTGTGCACCAGCAAGCCGCCCATCAGGCAGCGAGGAAGATCCAGCAGTTCATGCGACAGTCGAAAATCAAGTTAGTATCCGGCCGGGTGCACCTAATTGCATTTCCTGTTGCAACGGTGTGCACGCATTATTAGTTATGTAGTACTTCTTGTTAGCACACGAAAGGCTTATCGTAACGAAAGACATCTAAAAGTTCTAAAGTCTCCCTCTTCTGTGTGTACTAATGCAGCTTGTCGTGGGACGATTCACGACCGGTAAGTAACGTACAAACAAGTAGGGCGATTGTCGCGCGGCAAACACTGCTCGTTTATATCCCCCGTATATAATTAAactcaaataaaaaaagaaaagataaagatacaaaaaaaaaaaaagaaaaaatcgaaaaattgatCTGTTTATCCTACGGAGGATATCTTTGCTGTCCCGCTTTCACCAGGACGATCAGTGCACCCTGTTTTCACGACACCAAAACAAAATctaaaaaccaaaaaagaaaagaaaatttcgagaaatgcTAATAGAGACATCAATTCGATTTTATCGGAATTCGAGTGATACGAACAGACAAAAGTACCATGATCTCCGATTAGCTACTCTGTGTTTTATTACGGAATGTAATCGGTGCTTTGTTGTTTCCCTGTTCTCGATGTTACTGACCGTGTTATACCGAGTACCAAGTCCATGCAACTGTGTTCATATACGGAGCTTGTCATAGAAGACGTATGAGATACATCAGCTCCCTCGATTCTCACTTTGCTCGACTGGTCTTGTGGATCACACACTATACTTTGTGTTCTGTGTGCGTGTTACCACGAAAGACAAAAGCGCGAATACTTCGCCTCTGTGTGCTACCTTATGCTGGtgatatttatgtatatattagCTTCGCTGGTCAAAGTGTACGCACGCTAGATTAATGGCATACACCGTACACGGAAGATCTACATACTTCTGCGATTCTACCGACGACTGTCGACTTCAAATGTTAACCCTTGAAAGACTGATCCTCGAATCTTTTTTCACAGTTCTTGTTCactgaactgcggatttttatgcgttcACGCAATCTTTAGAATATTAGAAGATAGTCACAAAATGATGAACAGTAATTGGACCTCTATTTTATTCTTGTGatgaagaataaaatatttttcattctcgattctataaaataattcatcaaaatattaatcgcaaaatGGCTTGACTAAAATCGATTCTGATGACTGTACTACAGTAAATCAATTTTGCTTCAGTGTACAACAGTGAAGTATCAGATTGAACGTTGTGTTAATAGAttgaacaattttcaatattttcagtcgaataataattttaagaatGTCTCCGAAATACAATGTTCAGTCAGATTCACAACCCAGTTTGATTTTTCGTTTACTCTGCTcgaattattcatttattttatttttgcataaacTTCGGCAGTCTGATTCGAAAAAAGGGTTAGGTTGCACGAACTATTCCTCGCGGGAAGTAGCATTTAATTTACcataaacttccgcagtctgattttaaaaaataggtcTGGGCAATGTTGCTTGGACTGTGTCCTGAAGGAAGTAGcatttaatttgcataaacttCTGTACCCggattaacaaaaaaaaaaaagaacagaatcTCCAGAGGCCTAATCTACAGTCTTTCCAGGGTTGACGAGCCCCGACAAGGGCGCCGTAGAAGCAGTCCATTAATCTACCGTTGGACTAACGAAACCCTTCTCCGACCGTAGCCCTCTAGGCTGGATTAGCCCTAAAACGACCTCCGTCTCTCGGTCTCGATTAATCAGTAGCTTCAACTAAAGCGTCCGAGTAAGTGTGTACATTCTACACTGTAACCCGGTAACATGCACACAGCAACCATCCTCAAGTACCAAAATTAATACCATctggaaacaaaaagaaaaacgaaaatctgGAAATCTAaacgcaacaaaaaaaaaaaaaaaaaaaataaaataaaataaaaagtctgTTAAATCGTATATAAGAACAAAaaagcaaaaaaagaaaaaagaaaaggttCTCGAGCAAAGGATCGATCGCGGAGCCAGTCGACTTAGATGCGCTCGTTTGTTTCGTAGTTGACGTGTTCCTCAGAGTGCTTGGTCATTCAGTGTCATGTAATGCACAACTCTCGCCACTAGCTGTGCGCCCGGTCGAATCGGATCTACATGAACGTGTGTACGTTTCTGGGACTATAGGCTGCAGAACGCCAGGGCCGCCGCAAACGGGAACGGGAGGCAGCCAGCGGCCATTTTACGGGGGGTTGCTGTCCCCCAAAGCTCGCCCTCATCTAGCCCAGGGGCCAGCCTAGTAGCCGCCAACCCAGAGGTCACTTAATCGACTGTCGACTGTCGACGACCACGCAGAATGCCGATGAGCTTACCGAGGCGAAACAATAGAGAGCCTAGAGAAACCATCCGCATTGATCGGGGTCACCTGGTGTGGGGGACATatggctctctctctttctctctctctctctctcgaggagGAGGAGAATCGATGTCGTGACGCCATGGGGTTTCACGCATAACCCACCTACGATCCCGGGGAAACTAGGATACATCCAATCCAGAGCGGGCAAGCTTCGCTCTTCTACGATCCTCCAACACACGACCCTCTAAAACCACTCGGTTCTACGACTCGTACCTACGATTTAGCTCTGTCCACCTGCTCTCACATCTTTGTCCGACGAAtcaacgtctctctctctcgtacccATCCGATTTTCTATGCATTTCTGTCCGATGACGACGTTTCAGGACTTCAAGGTAGGTGATCTCCGCGAAAACTTGACATAACAACTGTTGGTCCACACTTTACCCACCGGGGACCGCTTAAATCTTCATCAGTTtaatgatacttctgaaactGTCACTAAACTGTGGATTTCTCTGTACTTGTAATTGGTAATCTTTAAAGACATTAGGGAGTTTCAATTTGGCTCCCATTGCTTGGACTtgatgcaggcaatttttatttcgcagagagacccgcagtctagttggTACGTTGTGTTACGATGATCTTTCGATTGAACGTTGTGATCGTTGTTGATCAGGTTGTTAACCCTGCTGCGTTGGGTCTCGC encodes:
- the Camta gene encoding calmodulin-binding transcription activator isoform X4, with amino-acid sequence MMRQVVVLEPAGSVLVIRQTSLGGGVTNGNTNSNAGSNNGHETHGLANHAAGSTIASNDHNQNRIVVVRSSSSTCMTTTADNHVSANGNGNVNVNVNATLNGNTVVGKSSSKVGVAGGGSKSSERNDHLRNDHKSQEGIGTGESNAGCRPRTSKEAAHENVSLDRKLDGADPISDGDPIKLPENLETLPRAEHFPTQRHRWNTNEEIAAILISFQRHAEWQSREVKVRPRSGSMLLYSRKKVRYRRDGYCWKKRKDGKTTREDHMKLKVQGVECIYGCYVHSAILPTFHRRCYWLLQNPDVVLVHYLNVPYPDGDAKLAALPPCLALPPDKKEWTRDELASQLRPMFLGGDDDPNNPHLTQHSNHPVDMIVSQLLDRQRANSTSSTTGTQLAPRRLTPDNQVTSTTGGQQSSTTASPAPRVYSRHYHTAQSQQPAPLVLSLQQIQGGGGLLILNSQPYHHQQQQQQQQQQQQQQQQQQQQQQQQQQQQQQQQQQQQQSQQVEMQQVTEQQIVQQTSVEREQQIKQEIDAQESMDRTAVQTLPIGGAGTEVTDFAETLDLNQEDIQRTLSANMVPPSPSPSPADNSMINPMDFIDSSDDLLVNLDAFDLFGDLPELHDFEAEQTKAEERGGSDNDVGCHPGTTVHIAEYSPEWSYTEGGVKVLVAGPWTGGSNSQSYSVLFDTEPVEACLVQPGVLRCRCPAHAPGIASLQVACYGYVVSDSVAFEYRRAPTTEPSPERALLDRLADVESRLQGPGPPSPAAHLEERLVAYCQDAVVRPWRAGAEPLQSGGTTLLHLAAGLGYSRLACALLHWRAENPSSVLDAEVDALRQDSAGLTPLAWACAAGHADTARILYRWNAMALRVRDCQNRIATELAAENGHTAIAEELNRLEARRQDERLFLRPASPSPRRPSQDSGLDLALWEEDARVLTLAEQIIAALPERIKRGEGDSPSSSSPPPPAPPLSPLEDALMEQMPLDSGELFDSYRECSGGAASVSDADADASPSSPSSSCLTPDSPSPPPTTADFCEFLQLQLQLDGSNGRNGQYYGGDRKFGNVIGSGICGSMTGGGNGSGDGSEADLSRLTLSDCEQRELYHAARMIQKAYRNYKGRQRQEEAERHAAVLIQQYYRRHKQYAYYRQATKAALVIQSNYRNYRSRPCSASSRQQAVHQQAAHQAARKIQQFMRQSKIKLQNARAAANGNGRQPAAILRGVAVPQSSPSSSPGASLVAANPEVT